The sequence TAAGTTTTTCTTAGTAAAGCATGTTCCATAAAACATGGTGCGCCAACTGTATTGTTTCCCCCAATGGATTTTAAATATGGATCGTGCTAGGGTCAGGACCTATTAATTTTTTGGATTCCTTTTTTTGTTGATTTGTGATTCATTGGTTTTGTGGAGGTGAAACTAATGAGTGATTTGTTTTTATTGAGCGAAGAGCAGAAGGCGCGAATATCGCCCTGTTTTCCACTGTCTCATGGGGTTGCTCGTGTCGATGACAGGCGCGTTATCAGCGGCATTGTCTATGTCATCAAACATGGTCTGCAATGGAAAGATGCGCCCCTCGGTTATGGTCCGCATAAAACGCTCTATAATCGCTTTATCCGCTGGAGCAGGTTGGGTGTATTTGACCGCATCTTCGCAATGCTGGCCGGACAGGGCCCCAAACCTCAACGCATCATGATTGACGCCACACACCTCAAGGCGCATCGCACGGCTGCCAGCCTGTTAAAAAAGGGGATATTCCCCGCCGTATCGGGCGCACGAAAGGCGGCTTGAATTCAAAGCTGCACACGGTCTGCGATCAAGATGGAAAGCCAATATGTCTGCTACTAACTGAAGGGCAGATGAGTGACTACAAAGGAGCCGCTCTTTTGCTAGCGCATCTGCCAGATGCCAAGGAACTCATTGCAGACCGGGGGTACGATGCTGACTGGTTCCGGCAGGCATTGCTTGACAAAAAAATAAAGGCTTGCATTCCGCCCAGAAAGGGCAGAACCACCGAGATAGCTTATGACAGGCAAACTTATCGGTTGCGTCACATAATCGAAAACCTCTTTGCCAAGCTAAAAGACTGGCGGCGCATCGCGACACGCTATGACCGATGTGCACACACCTTCTTCTCGGCTATATGCATCGCCGCAACCGTAATATTCTATCTTAATTAATGAGTCCTGAGCCTAGATTAGTTAGGAAAATAGATTTTTCTTATTTTTGTTAAATATTTGGCTTTAACAGCAATTAACATAAAACATGGTTTATCGCCCGTTGATTCCAATTATCTCGTTTTGTTTGGCTGATTGATAATTTAAAACCTTGCTTGCCATTATTATTGGTAATGGCTTGTTAATTTTGATTTTTACCTATGCTTTACACGATAAAATGCTACAAAATGTCATAAGCTTATAGACAAATGCTAGGTTTTTGTGCTATCGGCTCTTCACATTCTTCTTGATAGGTAATCAAGAGCAGAAGTTTTGACTTTATTTTAATAAGATCACCGGTTCTATTGTAGTGCTTATGTGCTGCTTAATTGATAGCAATCGTGTGAAAGTTTAACCAATATAAAGATTGCATGTAAGTGCATCTTTTATGGAGAAAAGCAGGATTACAAGTGCAGGTACTCGTTCGCGATAACAATGTTGACCAAGCGCTGCGCGCGCTTAAGAAAAAAATGCAGCGTGAAGGTATCTTCCGCGAAATGAAAATGCGTGGCCATTATGAAAAGCCTTCTGAAAAGCGCGCCCGTGAAAAGGCTGAAGCTGTTCGTCGCGCTCGTAAGCTCGCTCGTAAGCGCGCACAGCGTGAAGGTTTGGTTTCAGGTCGCGCTGCTCGCTAATTTCTGCGTTGCAAGAATCAAAAATACCATTATTGAGGGCAGGCGTTTACGTCTGCCTAATTTATTTTTAGACCAAATTTATTTATAGAATCAGCTTTTATCTGGCGTTTGCTTAAGTTTTATAAGCATGGTCAACACCAATATGATCTTCATTGAAGTGATATGCTTTAATGGGAAATAGTGTGATTCCATTAAATATTAATGGGTCTATAATTACATTTAACCTGCTCCAAAATACACAAGGCCCACTATTTGCAGGGTGTGATGAGATGAAGCGCTAATGGTGATTTGGCTATAGTGTAAATCATATTTAAATAAATTATGACTATATTTGCAGCCAATTATGCTATTCATAATTGTTTGTAGTGATTCTGCCTTGATCTTGCCATAATAATCATTAACGGCAATTTAGATAAGGGGTGGCACAAGTTGTAACTTTGTTTTTAGCCTGTCATTATCTAAAAATGCGACATTATTTGCATGTTATTTTATAATGGAAAAATTTTGATATGCATTTTGGTGTGGTCGGGCTTCTTTAATTCTTGGGATTTAATATGGGTAAATTTCGTTTGAGCCTATGTGCTGTTTTGTTGCTTGCAGGCTGCACTACAACAAATTTTGTTGGTACTGCTGAGGATCTTGCGCAGGGGTCCAGCGAGAATATTTCTTCGCTCAGCGCGGTTATTCGCAATAATCCTAATGACGCTACTGCTTATAATGTGCGTGGTTCAGCCTATGGGCGTGCAGGTAAATATAGGGAAGCGATTAATGACTTTAATACAGCATTAAGGCTTAATCCGCAATTTGCCGCAGCTTACGCTAACCGTGCTTTGATTAATCGTCATATGAAAAACGATCAGGCAGCTGTAGCTGATTATTCGCGTGCCTTGGAGATGGATCCAGGTTATACGTCCGCGCTTGTCGGGCGGGGTAATGTTTATCGTGAAAATAACCAGCTTGATCTTGCCTATAATGATTTTTCACAGGCAATTTCACTTGGTACCACTGATGGTCGTGCTTGGTATGGCCGTGGTTTGGTTGAACAAGCGCGTGGCCAACATACACAAGCAATTGCAGATTTTGGTGCCGCAATTTCGCGTCAGCCAAGTCAACCTGCGCCCTATAATGGTCGTGGTGTTTCCTATGTCGCACTAAATGATTTGGAAAATGCGCAGGATGATTTTACGGCGGCGGTAAGGTTGGATAAGCAAAATGCTGAAAGCTGGTATAATCAAGCAACGGTATTAGAGCGTCAGGGCAATAAGCCTCAAGCCTTTCAGTCCTATCAACGCGCCTCGCTTCTTGATCCTAAATATCAAGCTGCCCGTGATGGTATGACACGCACTAGATAATATATGATCTATATTTGGTAAGCTTGCTGTTGATCAAATCAATAGATAGGTGATTACATAAATGTGGGTTTGACCTTGAGTTGCATTTATATTAAAGATCATGCTGCACATAATTGAATGAATGCCAGATTTTTGGCCAAAACCACGTTGGATTGAATTAGGGAAAATAGATGCAAAAGAAAACTTTACTTTCCTGCTTGTTTGCCTTGGGTGCATCTGTTGCCTTTGCTATGACACCGGCATCAGCAGATAGTTTAAAAGATGCATGGGCGCAGACATATAAAAATAATCCAACGCTTAACTCTGCGCGTGCTAATGCTCGTATTACCGATGAAGATGTTGCTATTGCGCGCTCAGGTATGAGACCAATTATTCAGGGAACAGGTAGCCTATCACGTTCTCGCTCGGCTCAAACGGGGTTGTACACCAATAGTGGGTCTTTAGCTATTCAAGTTAGCCAGTCATTGTTTGATGGTTTCCAGACCGCTAATAATGTACGTGCAGCACAAGCTCAGGCAGCAGCTCAGCGTGAGGCTTTGCGAAATGAAGAGCAAAATCAGCTAACCAATGCCGTATCTGCCTATGCTGATCTTTATGCAAAGCAACAGATCGTTGGTTTGCGTCGTCAAAATCTTGCAGCATTGGATGAGCAAGTGCGCGTTGATCAGTCGCGCCTTGATGTTGGTGAAGGTACGCAAACCAATTTGGCGCAGTCGCGTGCAGCTCGCTCGCAAGCCTTATCAGAATTAGCCCAAGCAGAAGCTGCGGTTAAATCTGCACAGGCCTATTATCGCCAAATTATCGGTGTTGAACCAGGCCAGTTAGAACGTCCTGCGCTAGCAAAGGCGCTCGCTGCTAATTTGAATGCTGGTTATACAATTGCAGATACAGAGCATCCTGCAATTGTTGCTTCAAAATACGCACTTGATGCGCAGCAATTTAATGTTAAGTCGAAAGAAGGTGCTTTATTACCACAGGCTGACCTTTCTGCTAGCAGTTCCTATAATCATATTTATAAAGGTCTCCCAATTGGTGAAGGCCGTGCCAATAGCGCTGGCGTTTCAGTTACTGTTCCGGTCTATCAAGGTGGGCGCTTGTCGGCGCAAGTTCGTCAATCTAAAGAACAAGTCAGCCAGGCAACGGTTGAAGTGGAAGTATCACGCGACACAGTACGTAGTGCTTTAACGTCTGCTTGGTCTCAGCTTGAGGGGGCCCGTTCTGCTGTATCTGCTTATAATGATAGTGTTAAAGCGGCACGAATTGCACTAAATGGTCGCAGTGAAGAATATCAAGTTGGCCAAGCAACTACTCTTGATGTTTTAGAATCTCGTTCAGTGCTGATCAATGCGCAAATTGCTCTTGCGCAATCAGAGCGTGATACGGTGATTGCGAGTTATAATGTGCAATCAGCTTTGGGGCGCATGACTGCTGATTACTTAGGGCTTGATGTTGATAAATATGACCCTATGAAACATTATGATGCAGTGCAAAAAAAGTGGATTGGTATTAATACTCCACAATAGAAAGTACTTCTTTTCTATTAGATTTAACTAATATTAATTTAGAATTATTAGAGTTTATAGTAATAACTATAAACTCTATTATCTTATTTGGAACTTTTTTATTGATTTATATTTTATATTGCATTAGTTGTTTCCCTATTATTAATTTATTCGGTTATGGGAAAAAATATGCAAAATAACTTCAATGTAAATCCAGAAGAAGCAAAGGGTTTTGTGAAAAACCTCTTGAGTTTAGATAAGTTTGTTACACCAAAACTTATACATGTATTCTATATTATAGGTTTAATTTGTTTGGCCATATTCTTTGTGGTGACTCTCTTGAGTGCTTTGATGGCTATTTTACAGGGCAATCTTATGGGGGGATTGGGGGTTTTATTGTTGTCTATTGGTGGAACAATAATATATACGCTTCTTTTGCGCGTTTCTGTTGAAATGACAATTTTGGCATTTAAAAATAACGAGTATTTGAAAAAAATTAGTGAAAAATAGTTAGAAGTTAACTTTTTAGATCTAATGATTTAATTATATTGATGAGAGCACCTTGAACTTACTATTGAGTTCAAGGTGTTTTTATTTGATTTAGACGTAAGACTTTCGTTTCAGGTCATCATTACTTGTACTTAGAAGAAAAGGCTTAAAATATAAATATGCGGCGTCCTAATTATCTATAGGGCTAAAACAACGCTATTTGATAATATTAGGTTAGATAGGCAATAAAATATATATTGTTTTAAAAAGAAATTAACTGTGCTATAATGTAAAAATTGTTAATGTGACGGGCTCTAGGAGGCATTCTGGAGGCCGTTTCTTTTTTGCATACTTTGTGTTTGCAAGTGTAAGAAAGGACAGGACATGGATAACGTCCCAATGACCAAGGCTGGTTTTCAACAGCTTAAAGAAGAATTGCGTGAGCGCCAACAAGATGGCAGGCCAAAAATTATTGAGGCAATTGCTGAGGCACGTGCTCATGGCGACCTTTCTGAAAATGCCGAATATCATGCGGCGAAAGAAGCACAAAGTTTGAACGAAGGGCGCATTCACGAGCTTGAAGATTGGATAGCGCGTGCTAATGTGATTGATATCGCAAAGCTTTCAGGCGACAAAATTGTTTTTGGTGCGACTGTAACGCTTATTGATGAAGAATCCGAAGAAGAGCGTTCCTATCAGATTGTTGGCGATCAAGAAGCTGATGTAAAAAAAGGGCGCATTTCTATTTCCTCGCCCATTGCTCGCGCGCTAATTGGTAAATCTATCGGCGACACAATTGAAGTGAATGCGCCCGGTGGTGCTCGTTCTTATGAAATTATAAATGTAAGATTTATTTGATAAAGCAATGCGTATATCGTTAAGTGAAACAGAAGTTATTGCCCCGAATTTTAAAAAACGTTTATCGGGGGTAACATCAACCATTGTCCAGCTTATTCCATTGCAAAGGAAAAGCGGTATACGCATTTCGACACTTGGGCCAGGATTGCCAGAAGACCTTCCCTCATTATCATATTTTTCGCTTTTTGGGCTTTGGAAAAAGCCTAAAGATCGTCGGTTTCGTATTTGGCATGCACGCCGCAATGTTGAAATGATTGCAGGCATATTGATGCGCGATATTTTGCGTATGAAAATAAAACTTATTTTTACGTCTGCTGCCCAACGTGACCACAAGTCTTTTACCAAATTTCTTATTCGGCGTATGGATCGGGTTATTGCTACCAGTGCTCGCTCAGGCTCGTATTTGCAAGTGCCGCATAAGGTGATCATGCATGGTGTAGACTTGCAGCGTTTTCATCCGCCACGCGATGCCGAAGATGATTTTAGCGTTAGTGGATTGCCAGGAAAATATGCAATTGGCTGTTTTGGGCGGGTGCGCCACCAAAAAGGAACAGATCTTTTTGTGGATGCTATGGTTGCGCTTTTACCAAATTATCCTGATTGGACAGCGGTTATCACGGGGCGCACCACTGCAGAGCATGCTGATTTTGAAGAAGATCTTCGCAAAAAGATTGCCGCTGCTGGCTTGGAAGACCGTATTTTTATTTTAGGCGAAGTGCCCGATGTTCGTGTTTGGTACCGCCGGGTCAGCCTTTATGTAGCGCCATCGCGCAATGAAGGCTTTGGTTTAACGCCATTGGAGGCAATGGCATCGCAAACAGCTGTGGTTGCCAGTGATGCAGGTGCTTATGCAGAGTTAATTACACCACAAACAGGTAGCGTCGTTGCTGCAGGTGATGGTGAAGCATTAACGAAAGCAATTGCACCTTGGCTCGCCAATATAGAAGATACAAAGGCAGCTGGGCAGCTTGCCTTGCAGCATGTCTGTGAAGCCTTTCCTTTAAGCAGAGAAGCTAATGCTATTGCGGAAGTTTACGAGGAATTGTTTTCTCAAAGCTGAAATTCAATCTATTGGCGCATAAAGATATTATCGTTAATTATACAGGCAAAAGGGTAACATTGATTGGGTGATCTATTCATAATCACTTCTATCATTTTGCATCTAGTATAAGTAATTTAAGCGCTTTACTCATAAGGTTTAAAATACCCAATGTCAACTTGCAAGAAAGTGCAGGCTTATTATTGATAGTTGAAATGATCTAAGATGAAATTATGATGGAGGCCTCGCCCGGAATCGAACCGGGATACAAGGATTTGCAGTCCTCTGCGTAACCATTCCGCCACGAGGCCTCACAAAGAATATTTAAAATATTCTTCAAATACCAAAACTGAATCACACTTTTAAATTGAAGTGAATTAAGTCAGTAGCAGCTCATTAAGTGATCAAAATCATTCCGTCAAGTAATTCTAAGCGGCTTTACGATTTTTTTTGAACATTTTCGTGAATTCTTACCTTTTTCAGGTGTTTTTGAAAGGCGAGTAGAATGCCACCATCGCAAAATGCGGACTTCTTGTTCACGGCGCCACCTTCTTATTTTAGGTGAGTCTTGCGACAGAACAAACAAGCCTACAGGAATCATCCAATATCCAAGAATTGGTAAAAAGCCTAACATGCCTCCAACCACTAAACTATATCCCAATATTTTCCGCATAAGACGTGATTGGGGAATCGGTATTTTTTGATTGAAAATACGAATCTCATGTCTTTTGGAAGCATTTTTCAAAATTTTCTTCTTTCACTTTAAAAATTTATAAAATGTTGGTGAATTTATCCACTAATTTAGATAATTTCTGCAAAGAAACAAGTTAATATCACGATTATTAGAAAAATTTGATGAAAATGTGTTTTTCCCTCTTGGCAAATCACTTTTTCTTTTGCTATAGGGCGTTCAGCACTTATTCAATTGAGCACTGTTCCCCGGTAGCTCAGTGGTAGAGCAACCGGCTGTTAACCGGTTGGTCGCTGGTTCGAATCCGGCCCGGGGAGCCACTTTTAAAAATCCAATAAATGACTATATTTCTTACTCTTGCAAGCTTTTGTGATGACTGTGTACTCATAGAGTTTTTCAAATTTAATTCATGTCTTCTGATAATCGAGCTATTCACCTTTAATTAAATTTAGGTATTTGAAATCGCTTTGGTCTTTATGAGAATTGGTGGTGAAGTTATCCCCATTTTTTACTTTTTTGATCTAATTTTGCATTTTTTTAATTTTTTCTCTTGGCAAATCAGTTCTTCTTTTGTATAGGCATTCATCACCAAGTGATTGAGCACTGTTCCCCGGTAGCTCAGTGGTAGAGCAACCGGCTGTTAACCGGTTGGTCGCTGGTTCGAATCCGGCCCGGGGAGCCATTTCATAATCGTAGATGGTTATTTATCAAGCAGATATAATCTGCTTTTATTTTAGCGCAAATATAATCTCTCTGTATGTCTATGCGCTAATATTTTTATCTTCTTAATAATTTTTTCTTAAATATCATCATTTTCAAATCTACAGCCAGTTTTAAAGGTAACATTTGTTTTGTTGGCTTTGAAATTAAAAAAATCTTTAGATATTAGAACTCTTTCAGATAGCATTTATTAGCATAATAAAAAATATGATAGTTTGGAATAGATCTATTTATTTATTGAATAATTTATATAATCATCGTCATTTTATTGCAATAAAATATGAAAAAAAATAAGATAATATAATGTACGAAGTGTTTTATAAATAGATAAAAGATTATCGATATATCTTGTATAAAATACAATAAATGCACTTGCGGAAATTTTAATTTTATTCAATGATGTATTTGTAAATTATTACGAAAAGCTTTATGATAACTTAGGATTTAAAAGGGAGTTTTACATGGCTAGAGAAGGCGTTCTTGCCCGTATGGGCCGTTTGATTGCAGGTATTACAAATGCTGCAATTGACAAGGCTGAAGGAACAAATCCCGTAGCAATCGTTGAGCAAGCTATTCGGGAAATAGATGATGCAGCAGAAGAAGCCCGCCTTGTACTTGGCCAATCTAAAGCTGAAGAATATCGCATTAAAACGCGTCGTGGTGCATTGGAAACAGAACGCACTAGTCTTGATGAAAAAATTAGACTTGCTGTTAATGAAAATCGCGATGATTTAGCAAAAGCTGCCATTGCTCGGCAAATTGATCTCGAATCTCAAATAACGGCGTTAGATAAAGCATTAAGCAATATCAGTGAAGATATGACAGAAGGGCAGCAAGCTCTCCAAGCAATTTTGGCGACCCGCCGTGAAGCTGAAGAAAGATTAGCAGAATTGAAACGTTCTTTTGCAGCATCTAGTAAAGGTGATGGTATTAATGGCATTAATCCCCGCGATAATGCTAGCGCACAGGCAGACCGCGCTGCGAGTGCTGTTTCTCGTGTGACTGGCGTACCGAAGGGCGAAAAGAACCAATCTAGTGAACTTGATGAATTAGATCGTTTGCACCGTGATCATGCTATTGCCGAGAGATTAGCCCGATTTAAAACTACCAATTGAGGTTAAAATGGCATTATTGTTTGCCCCTGAATGTCGATTTTTTCTTATCGCATTGGTTGTTATGCTTTGCTTGGTAGCTATTGAAGTTATGGCATTATTTACCGGTGCTTCGCTAAGCGATATTGTTGATAATAGTTTCGATTTTTCTTCAGTTGGTGTTATCAATTGGTTTAATATTGGTGGCGTACCGCTGATTATTTTACTTATCTTAATTTTTGCTTGGTTTTCGGCATTAGGGTTTTGTATTCAAGGTGTTGCTAGTGGATTTTATCATCCAATACCGCAATCATTAGCGGTCATTGGTGCCTTGTTCTTGACTATTCCTGCGGTACGGGAAAGCAGCCGTTTGGTTGCACGTTTTGTTCCACAGGATGAGACCTATGCAGTAGAGGTTGATGATTTTATTGGTCATATCGCTAAAGTAACAGTTGGGCCTTTGGATGAAGGCTTGCCGGGTTTGGTACGGGTTAAAGACAAGCATGGCAATTACCACAAATTGCGTGCGCGAGCAGCGCCTAATGTGGGTAAAATGGCTGTTGGTGAAGAGGTTTTATTAGCAGATATGCAAAATCATATATTTATCGCAATTCCATTTTCTGCAGATGAATAGTCATTTAAGTAGAACTTTACCTATTACAGATGAGCATATTGAAAATAAGCGCAGCTGTGGCGGTGCTTAATATTTGACTTAAAAGAGGGAAAATATGGATATTTTACTACCGGTTGGAATTATTCTTATTGCCATTATTGGTGTAGGCTTTGTGTTGGGATCGCTTTATAAGCGTTCATCGCGTGACCAAGCCTATGTTCGCACCGGACTTGGCGGTCAAAAGGTTGTACTTGATGGCGGTTCTATTGTTCTGCCGATTTTCCATTCCACCGCTTTTGTTAATTTAAAAACTTTGCGCCTTGAAGTACGGCGCGGCGAAAATGATGCTCTTATTACAAAAGATCGTATGCGCGTCGATATTGGTGCTGAATTTTATGTACGTGTAAAACCAGATGCATCTTCTATTGCCCTTGCGGCGCAAACATTAGGTGATAGAACCAATAATGCTGAAGAATTGCGTCTATTGATTGAAGCAAAATTTGTCGATGGTCTTCGCTCAGTTGCCGCCACCATGAATTTGGATGAATTGCAAGAACAACGGGCTGATTTCGTTAAAGCCGTGCAAGAAGCGGTGGGTGCCGATTTACAATCCAATGGGTTGGAGTTGGAATCCGTATCACTTACACGTCTTGATCAAACAGATATCAAGCATTTTAATGCTAATAACTTTTTTGACGCTGATGGTCTTGCTACCCTTACACGTATTACCGAGCAACGGAAAAAAGAGCGTAACGAAATTGTCCGTGATACTGAGGTTGCCATTGCACAAAAAGATCTTGATGCGCGCCAACAACAATTAGAAATTGAACGCACCCAACGCCAAACCGAGCTTAGTCAAGAGCGAGATATTGCGAATATTGCTGCATCTACTCGCGCTGAGACCGCTCGTCAAGAGCAAGAAGCCCAACGCGCTGAGGAAGAGGCGCGCATTGGCCGCGAGCAAGCAGTGGCAGAGCGTGAGGCAACGGCGCGTCAAGCACGTGAAACTGCTAATATTGAATCAAAATTGAATGTGCAACGGCGTGAAACCGAAGCACAACGTGATTTGCAATTGATTGCACAAGATAGCTCGATTGCGGTTGCCGATCGTAGTCGTCAAGAATCCGAGGCTAAGGCTCGTGCTGAAGAAGCCCGCGCTGATGCAATTTCAGCGGAAGAAAAAGTTGCGACTGCGCGAGCTGTTGAAATTGCAGAGCGTGATCGTCGCATCGCAGTTATTGATGCACGCCGTCAGGCAGAACAAGAGGCAACTTCAGTTCTTGTTTCTGCAGAAGCTGAACGCAATGCGGCTAATGATAAGGCAACCGCTGTATTAACGCTTGCAAAAGCTGAAGCAGATGCCGCAGCTGAACGCGCGCGTGGTATTTTGGAAATTGGCCGCGCTGAAGCTGAAGCTGAAGCTGCTCGCAACGAAGCGCGCAATAAATTAAGCGCGCAGGTTATCGAATATGAAATTACCCGCGCGCGTATCCGAATCATTCCAAGCGCATTGGCTGAAATCGTTAAACCAATTGAAAAAATTTCTGATATTCGTATTTTTGATACCGGTGGTATGCTAGGGCGTGGTGGCGATGGTAAATCAAGTGGTGTTGGCATGGGGGAGGGCTTGGCTGGCCAGTTACTTTCTTATAATGCGCAAATGCCGGTGCTCAATGAGCTTTTGAAGACTGCAGGCTTTGATGACAAGGATGCGGTTGCTTCTTTGTTAAACGAAGCAGTTGGTAAAAAAGAGCAAGCCACTGATCCTGAGCCATCGCAGCCCAAAGCACCTATTATTAATAGCCCAAACAAAAGCTAAATATATTACTATTGTTTATGCCGT comes from Bartonella sp. HY038 and encodes:
- a CDS encoding glycosyltransferase family 4 protein, translating into MRISLSETEVIAPNFKKRLSGVTSTIVQLIPLQRKSGIRISTLGPGLPEDLPSLSYFSLFGLWKKPKDRRFRIWHARRNVEMIAGILMRDILRMKIKLIFTSAAQRDHKSFTKFLIRRMDRVIATSARSGSYLQVPHKVIMHGVDLQRFHPPRDAEDDFSVSGLPGKYAIGCFGRVRHQKGTDLFVDAMVALLPNYPDWTAVITGRTTAEHADFEEDLRKKIAAAGLEDRIFILGEVPDVRVWYRRVSLYVAPSRNEGFGLTPLEAMASQTAVVASDAGAYAELITPQTGSVVAAGDGEALTKAIAPWLANIEDTKAAGQLALQHVCEAFPLSREANAIAEVYEELFSQS
- the greA gene encoding transcription elongation factor GreA, which codes for MDNVPMTKAGFQQLKEELRERQQDGRPKIIEAIAEARAHGDLSENAEYHAAKEAQSLNEGRIHELEDWIARANVIDIAKLSGDKIVFGATVTLIDEESEEERSYQIVGDQEADVKKGRISISSPIARALIGKSIGDTIEVNAPGGARSYEIINVRFI
- a CDS encoding flotillin family protein; the protein is MDILLPVGIILIAIIGVGFVLGSLYKRSSRDQAYVRTGLGGQKVVLDGGSIVLPIFHSTAFVNLKTLRLEVRRGENDALITKDRMRVDIGAEFYVRVKPDASSIALAAQTLGDRTNNAEELRLLIEAKFVDGLRSVAATMNLDELQEQRADFVKAVQEAVGADLQSNGLELESVSLTRLDQTDIKHFNANNFFDADGLATLTRITEQRKKERNEIVRDTEVAIAQKDLDARQQQLEIERTQRQTELSQERDIANIAASTRAETARQEQEAQRAEEEARIGREQAVAEREATARQARETANIESKLNVQRRETEAQRDLQLIAQDSSIAVADRSRQESEAKARAEEARADAISAEEKVATARAVEIAERDRRIAVIDARRQAEQEATSVLVSAEAERNAANDKATAVLTLAKAEADAAAERARGILEIGRAEAEAEAARNEARNKLSAQVIEYEITRARIRIIPSALAEIVKPIEKISDIRIFDTGGMLGRGGDGKSSGVGMGEGLAGQLLSYNAQMPVLNELLKTAGFDDKDAVASLLNEAVGKKEQATDPEPSQPKAPIINSPNKS
- the rpsU gene encoding 30S ribosomal protein S21, producing MQVLVRDNNVDQALRALKKKMQREGIFREMKMRGHYEKPSEKRAREKAEAVRRARKLARKRAQREGLVSGRAAR
- a CDS encoding tetratricopeptide repeat protein; amino-acid sequence: MGKFRLSLCAVLLLAGCTTTNFVGTAEDLAQGSSENISSLSAVIRNNPNDATAYNVRGSAYGRAGKYREAINDFNTALRLNPQFAAAYANRALINRHMKNDQAAVADYSRALEMDPGYTSALVGRGNVYRENNQLDLAYNDFSQAISLGTTDGRAWYGRGLVEQARGQHTQAIADFGAAISRQPSQPAPYNGRGVSYVALNDLENAQDDFTAAVRLDKQNAESWYNQATVLERQGNKPQAFQSYQRASLLDPKYQAARDGMTRTR
- a CDS encoding IS5 family transposase (programmed frameshift), which codes for MSDLFLLSEEQKARISPCFPLSHGVARVDDRRVISGIVYVIKHGLQWKDAPLGYGPHKTLYNRFIRWSRLGVFDRIFAMLAGQGPKPQRIMIDATHLKAHRTAASLLKKGIFPRRIGRTKGGLNSKLHTVCDQDGKPICLLLTEGQMSDYKGAALLLAHLPDAKELIADRGYDADWFRQALLDKKIKACIPPRKGRTTEIAYDRQTYRLRHIIENLFAKLKDWRRIATRYDRCAHTFFSAICIAATVIFYLN
- a CDS encoding DUF4282 domain-containing protein, whose protein sequence is MQNNFNVNPEEAKGFVKNLLSLDKFVTPKLIHVFYIIGLICLAIFFVVTLLSALMAILQGNLMGGLGVLLLSIGGTIIYTLLLRVSVEMTILAFKNNEYLKKISEK
- a CDS encoding OB-fold-containig protein — its product is MALLFAPECRFFLIALVVMLCLVAIEVMALFTGASLSDIVDNSFDFSSVGVINWFNIGGVPLIILLILIFAWFSALGFCIQGVASGFYHPIPQSLAVIGALFLTIPAVRESSRLVARFVPQDETYAVEVDDFIGHIAKVTVGPLDEGLPGLVRVKDKHGNYHKLRARAAPNVGKMAVGEEVLLADMQNHIFIAIPFSADE
- a CDS encoding TolC family outer membrane protein; this translates as MQKKTLLSCLFALGASVAFAMTPASADSLKDAWAQTYKNNPTLNSARANARITDEDVAIARSGMRPIIQGTGSLSRSRSAQTGLYTNSGSLAIQVSQSLFDGFQTANNVRAAQAQAAAQREALRNEEQNQLTNAVSAYADLYAKQQIVGLRRQNLAALDEQVRVDQSRLDVGEGTQTNLAQSRAARSQALSELAQAEAAVKSAQAYYRQIIGVEPGQLERPALAKALAANLNAGYTIADTEHPAIVASKYALDAQQFNVKSKEGALLPQADLSASSSYNHIYKGLPIGEGRANSAGVSVTVPVYQGGRLSAQVRQSKEQVSQATVEVEVSRDTVRSALTSAWSQLEGARSAVSAYNDSVKAARIALNGRSEEYQVGQATTLDVLESRSVLINAQIALAQSERDTVIASYNVQSALGRMTADYLGLDVDKYDPMKHYDAVQKKWIGINTPQ